A genome region from Dolichospermum compactum NIES-806 includes the following:
- a CDS encoding homocysteine biosynthesis protein — protein MRTIAEINEKISRKRAIVWTVEELKARVAEIGVTKTAKEVDVITTGTFEPMESSGAIINLGHTDPPIKIRRCWLDGVPVYAGFGAVDLYLGASCPVDSLDGEEVRERGGGHVIEDLIAGKSIQVRAVGQVTDCYPRATFETTVTRDTINQFYLFNPRNLYQNFIVGVNGGDRPLHTYLGPLQPRVGNAVYSNPGSLSPLLNDPDLQLVGIGTRIFLAGGIGYVAWEGTQHFPLQKRLENRTPIGPSATLALIGDAKQMDARWIRGCYFKSYGPSLMMGVGVPLPVLNTGVVERCAVQDKDLVAPIVDFSIPRRVRPTFGLVSYAQLKSGRVTIEGRTVRVASLASLFLSRQVAQELKQWITEGKFTLAEPVAPIPMERSFLPQDRWTEF, from the coding sequence ATGCGAACAATTGCCGAAATTAATGAAAAAATCAGCCGAAAACGGGCGATAGTCTGGACGGTTGAAGAGTTAAAAGCGCGAGTTGCCGAAATTGGTGTGACTAAAACCGCCAAGGAAGTAGATGTAATTACTACTGGCACATTTGAGCCAATGGAATCAAGTGGTGCAATTATTAACTTAGGACATACTGACCCACCGATTAAAATTCGGCGTTGCTGGTTGGACGGAGTTCCAGTTTATGCTGGTTTTGGGGCGGTGGATTTATACTTGGGTGCTAGTTGTCCAGTTGATTCCCTGGACGGGGAAGAAGTACGAGAACGTGGTGGTGGTCATGTAATTGAGGATTTAATTGCCGGTAAATCTATCCAAGTTCGCGCTGTAGGACAAGTTACCGATTGTTACCCTAGAGCCACATTTGAAACCACTGTTACCCGTGACACTATCAATCAGTTTTATTTATTTAATCCGCGCAATCTTTATCAAAATTTTATTGTTGGGGTGAATGGAGGCGATCGCCCACTGCATACCTACTTAGGACCATTGCAACCCCGTGTGGGGAATGCAGTCTATTCTAACCCAGGTTCACTGTCACCCCTCCTCAATGATCCCGATTTACAACTTGTGGGGATTGGGACGAGGATTTTTCTCGCTGGGGGTATTGGTTATGTAGCTTGGGAAGGGACACAACATTTTCCCTTGCAAAAGCGGTTAGAAAATCGGACACCTATTGGACCATCGGCAACTTTAGCGTTAATTGGTGATGCTAAACAAATGGACGCGCGATGGATACGAGGTTGTTATTTTAAAAGCTATGGACCATCTTTAATGATGGGTGTAGGTGTACCACTGCCAGTTTTAAATACTGGTGTGGTAGAACGCTGTGCTGTCCAAGACAAAGACTTAGTAGCACCAATTGTAGATTTTTCGATTCCCCGTCGTGTCCGTCCTACTTTCGGTTTAGTGAGTTACGCTCAACTTAAATCTGGGCGTGTCACTATTGAAGGTAGGACGGTACGAGTAGCTTCTTTAGCCAGTTTGTTTCTTTCCCGACAAGTAGCCCAAGAGTTAAAACAATGGATTACGGAAGGGAAATTTACTCTCGCTGAACCAGTAGCCCCAATTCCTATGGAGCGTTCTTTTTTACCCCAAGACCGTTGGACGGAATTTTAA
- the hisD gene encoding histidinol dehydrogenase yields the protein MLRIITQQADVRSELQRICDRTQDEQVLHKEATVREVLQAVKRQGDKAVLHYTAEFDHQILKAEELKVTGSELDAAYQQVSKDLLQAIRLACQKIEAFHSQRVPKSWVQFGDDEVVLGKRYTPVDRAGLYIPGGRACYPSTVLMNAIPAKVAGVPRVVMVTPVRGGKMVNPAVLVAAQEAGIQEIYRVGGAQAIAALAYGTETIPKVNVITGPGNIYVTLAKKLVYGTVGIDSLAGPSEVLVIADETANPAYVAADLLAQAEHDPMAAAILLTTDAGLAKKVQMAVERQLVDHPRRIDTEKAIAHYGLIVVVESLAAAAELSNEFAPEHLELEVADPWALMNQIRHAGAIFLGSSTPEAVGDYLAGPNHTLPTSGAARYASALGVETFLKHSSIIQYSQTALEKVASAIDILATTEGLPSHADSVKLRVED from the coding sequence ATGCTGCGAATTATTACTCAGCAGGCAGACGTTAGATCAGAACTTCAACGAATCTGCGATCGCACCCAGGATGAACAGGTACTTCATAAAGAAGCAACAGTCCGCGAAGTGTTGCAAGCGGTGAAGCGCCAAGGCGACAAAGCTGTACTACATTATACAGCAGAATTTGATCACCAAATTCTCAAAGCAGAAGAACTCAAGGTAACAGGATCGGAACTGGATGCAGCCTACCAACAGGTATCCAAGGATTTGCTCCAGGCGATTCGTCTAGCTTGCCAAAAAATAGAGGCTTTTCACAGTCAGCGTGTCCCGAAAAGCTGGGTACAGTTTGGCGATGATGAAGTAGTTTTAGGCAAACGCTACACCCCCGTAGATCGAGCCGGTTTATATATACCAGGTGGTCGGGCCTGTTATCCCAGTACAGTGTTAATGAATGCCATTCCCGCAAAAGTGGCAGGTGTCCCTCGTGTAGTGATGGTGACACCAGTTAGAGGCGGTAAAATGGTGAATCCTGCGGTTTTGGTAGCGGCCCAAGAAGCAGGAATTCAGGAAATTTACCGTGTGGGGGGTGCTCAAGCCATCGCAGCTTTAGCCTATGGCACGGAAACTATCCCCAAAGTCAATGTGATTACCGGACCTGGTAATATTTATGTCACCTTGGCTAAAAAGTTAGTTTACGGAACTGTGGGCATTGATTCTTTAGCTGGTCCTAGCGAAGTGCTGGTAATTGCTGATGAAACAGCTAATCCTGCTTATGTGGCGGCGGACTTATTAGCCCAAGCAGAACATGATCCTATGGCGGCCGCAATTTTGCTGACAACGGATGCGGGGTTGGCGAAAAAAGTGCAAATGGCGGTGGAAAGACAATTGGTAGATCATCCACGCCGGATAGATACGGAAAAGGCGATCGCCCATTATGGTTTAATTGTGGTGGTAGAATCCCTAGCCGCAGCAGCCGAACTTTCCAACGAATTTGCACCAGAACACCTAGAATTAGAAGTTGCCGATCCTTGGGCTTTAATGAACCAAATTCGCCATGCTGGGGCAATATTCCTGGGTAGTTCCACACCTGAAGCGGTAGGAGATTATTTGGCAGGTCCTAACCATACCTTACCTACTTCTGGCGCTGCCCGTTATGCTTCCGCTTTAGGGGTAGAAACATTTTTAAAACACTCAAGTATTATTCAATACTCACAAACTGCCTTGGAAAAAGTGGCATCTGCCATTGACATCTTAGCAACTACAGAAGGTCTACCTTCCCATGCTGATTCCGTTAAACTCAGAGTAGAGGATTGA
- the rpsT gene encoding 30S ribosomal protein S20, whose amino-acid sequence MANTKSALKRAQIAERNRLRNKAYKSAVRTLMKKYFSSVEACAANPTTELKQEVEARMSEAYSKIDKAVKTGVLHPNNGARKKSRLAHKHKTLTA is encoded by the coding sequence GTGGCGAATACAAAGTCTGCTCTTAAACGCGCACAAATCGCAGAACGTAACCGACTGCGTAATAAAGCATATAAATCAGCCGTGAGAACGCTGATGAAAAAATACTTCAGTTCTGTGGAAGCTTGTGCTGCTAACCCGACAACAGAACTCAAGCAGGAAGTGGAAGCAAGAATGTCCGAAGCTTACAGCAAAATTGATAAAGCTGTAAAAACTGGCGTGCTGCATCCCAACAATGGAGCCAGAAAAAAGTCCAGATTGGCTCATAAACACAAAACCCTTACCGCTTAG